The sequence CGAGTTCGGGACGGGTGTCGGGCAGGGCCGCGAGGGCCTCGTGGGCTGCCCGCACCTCGGCCGCCTGCTGGCTCAGCGCCAGGCGATCCGCGCCCTCGGGCGCCGCGGTGGCCGACGCTTGGGGCGTCCCCTGCACACCGGAGGCAGCCGACGTGGCCGGGGCGCCGGTCGCCTTCTCGATCCCTGAACCCACGATCTGTGCCAAACGGGTCGGGTCAATCTGCATGGTCTGTCGTCTCCTCGTGGTCGGCTGGTCGCCTCTCCCACGCCCCCGCATCCTCTGTATCGGCCGCTCCTGCACGGACTTGAGGGCCATCTCCGGGTTCTTTGCGCCGGGCTTGAGCCATCCAGCCTACCCCCCTCGCACCTGCCGTTCCGGGTAGAACCAGAAGATGATCGCCCCCAGCAGGGCCATGGCTCCGGCGGCCGGGCCGAACATGTAGGGCCCGATGTGCTCGGCGAACAGGCGCGGGATGAGCGCCGCCACCAAGGGCGCGATGCCCCACCCGGCCTTCATCACCAGCCCCTGGAAGCCGAAGTACATGGCCTCGCGGTGCTTGCCCAGTCGCCGGTAGTCCAGGTCGCACACGTCGGCCAGCACCGCGTAGGGCACCGCGAACAGCACCGCCACCGCCGGGCTGAGCAGCCCCGCCAGCAGCCGCGCCTGCCACAACTCCGGCACGGGCCCCGGGCGGACGTGCCCCAGGAACACCAGGAACGGGGCCGTCGCCGCCAGCCACAGCAGCCCCGCCAGGAGCGTCCAGCGCGGGCCGCGGCAGACTTCGAGGCGCCGGGCCAGCGGCAGGAGGATCAGCCCGCCGATGAGGGGCGCGATCAGGATCGTCCCCGCCCCGCCCGGGCCGATGACATACCATCTCGGCGGCGCCGCCTCGATGCCGGCGATGACCAGCAGGAACGGCACCCAGAACAGGTAGTAGCCCGCCCAGTAGATCAGGAAGGGCCAGTTGGTCAGCGTCTGCCGCAGGGCGCGCCGCAACCCCAGTTCCCGCGGGGGGCCCTGGTTCGCCTCGATCTCGCGCGGCCCCAGTAGCGCCACCCACAGCATCGCCAGGCACAGCACCCCCAGCCCCATGGTCGTGCGGCCCATGCCAAACAGCGGGGAGAACAGCCCGGTGGCCAGCGCCGCCGTGGTCGTGCCCAGCAGGTGGAAGATGCCCTGGGTCGTGGCCAGGCGGGCGCGTTGTGCCTGCGTCCGGGCCATCTCGGGTAGCAGGGCTAGGTAAGGCGCTGCGTAGCCCGCAAAGCAGACGAAGAACAGCGTCAGCAGGATGCCGGCGTGCCAGGCCCGCTGAGTCTCGGCGGCCTCCGGCGGGCGCCACACCAGGACGAAACTGAGTACCAGTAGCGGCGCCGACAGCAGCATGTACGGCTTGCGCCGCCCCCAGCGGCTACGGGTCCGGTCCGACAGGAAGCCCACCAATGGGTCGGCGATCACGTCCACCGACCGTGTCAGGAACAGCACGGTGGCGATCAGCATTCCCGCCGGCAGCAGCGCCCGGGCCGCCCGGGGGGCGACCGCCTGGCCGTCGTCGTAGAACGGCACCACGCAGGCCACGATCATGTAGCCCAGTACACTCAGCCCGAAGTGCCCCATGCCGTACAGGATGGTGTCTAGCGTGGACAGGTGCAGGTCCGAGGTCTCGTTCGATGCGCAATCAGTCACAACGGCTACTCCGAAGTCGCCAGCAGCTCTTCAGGGCGGAAGAAGGTGGCTTGCAGGTGTGTAGAGTTGGCGTAGTACGCCAGCATGATGTCGCCCTGGCGGCGCGGCAGCAGGCACGGGTAGGCCCCGCCCGACACGAAGCGCGGCTCGGTCCAAGTCCCACCCGCGTCGGCGCTGGTGGTCAGGTAGATGCCGCCGCAGGCCGCATGCTCCAGGTAGCGATCGTGATACGCCAGGACGAGCAACTCCTCGCCTGTGTCAGTGGTCGTGTCCAGCAACGCCGGACAGAGCCCATGCAGCGGCGTCGGCCCGAACCGCCATGTTCGCCCGCCGTCCTCCGACACCGACCGATACAGCGGGTAGTCCGGCTTGTAGGTGCGTGACATCGCCACCAGGCGGCCGTCAGGCAGCTCGGCGACCGAGGTCTCGTTGATCCCCCGTACGCCCTGCCCCGGCGCCAGTTCCGCCTCATAGGCAATGAACGCAAACTCCCCCCAGGTTTGTCCCTCATCGCGCGACCGCAGGAGCGCCGGGGCCGACAGGCCGGACGCCGTCTCGGCCACCATGCCATAGTGGTTCAGCAGCAGCGATCCGTCGCGCAGGCGCTTGATGCCACCATAGCAGGCCGGGGCCGCGATCGGCGTCGGCAGCACCTGCGGCGCCGACCACGTTTCGCCCCGGTCCGACGAGCGGGTCGTCAGCAGGCGCGTGCGCCAGGTCGTCGCGTCGTCCTCGTCGTGGTCGGGGCTCACCTGGTAGAAGACGAGCAGCACGTCTCCGCTCGCCA is a genomic window of bacterium containing:
- a CDS encoding MFS transporter gives rise to the protein MTDCASNETSDLHLSTLDTILYGMGHFGLSVLGYMIVACVVPFYDDGQAVAPRAARALLPAGMLIATVLFLTRSVDVIADPLVGFLSDRTRSRWGRRKPYMLLSAPLLVLSFVLVWRPPEAAETQRAWHAGILLTLFFVCFAGYAAPYLALLPEMARTQAQRARLATTQGIFHLLGTTTAALATGLFSPLFGMGRTTMGLGVLCLAMLWVALLGPREIEANQGPPRELGLRRALRQTLTNWPFLIYWAGYYLFWVPFLLVIAGIEAAPPRWYVIGPGGAGTILIAPLIGGLILLPLARRLEVCRGPRWTLLAGLLWLAATAPFLVFLGHVRPGPVPELWQARLLAGLLSPAVAVLFAVPYAVLADVCDLDYRRLGKHREAMYFGFQGLVMKAGWGIAPLVAALIPRLFAEHIGPYMFGPAAGAMALLGAIIFWFYPERQVRGG
- the flgM gene encoding flagellar biosynthesis anti-sigma factor FlgM — encoded protein: MQIDPTRLAQIVGSGIEKATGAPATSAASGVQGTPQASATAAPEGADRLALSQQAAEVRAAHEALAALPDTRPELVAQLKAQVEAGTYRVNPDAIAEKLVP
- a CDS encoding glycoside hydrolase, whose amino-acid sequence is YGGRGRGVGGEAKPFISPSQEPMRHVTLCQAPPGRSAMYASLVDLGGDELLCAFRTSTLDGNDPWTNLDDEIVCLRSRDGGETWPEDTLRPIHGDPKQHDYIECPAPLLASGDVLLVFYQVSPDHDEDDATTWRTRLLTTRSSDRGETWSAPQVLPTPIAAPACYGGIKRLRDGSLLLNHYGMVAETASGLSAPALLRSRDEGQTWGEFAFIAYEAELAPGQGVRGINETSVAELPDGRLVAMSRTYKPDYPLYRSVSEDGGRTWRFGPTPLHGLCPALLDTTTDTGEELLVLAYHDRYLEHAACGGIYLTTSADAGGTWTEPRFVSGGAYPCLLPRRQGDIMLAYYANSTHLQATFFRPEELLATSE